A single genomic interval of Antarcticibacterium arcticum harbors:
- the rpmI gene encoding 50S ribosomal protein L35, with amino-acid sequence MPKMKTKSSAKKRFKLTGTGKIKRKHAFKSHILTKKSKKRKLALTHSTLVHEADEANIKAQLRLK; translated from the coding sequence ATGCCTAAGATGAAAACAAAATCCAGTGCCAAGAAGCGTTTTAAGCTTACTGGTACCGGTAAAATCAAAAGAAAGCACGCGTTTAAAAGTCACATCTTAACAAAGAAGTCTAAAAAACGTAAGCTTGCTTTAACGCACAGTACTTTGGTACATGAAGCGGATGAAGCAAATATCAAAGCTCAGTTACGTTTAAAGTAA
- the dnaB gene encoding replicative DNA helicase gives MEKITAPQSIKYGTGNIINLEKGKIPPQAVDLEEVVLGAMMIDKKGVDEIIDILHADVFYKIAHQFIFDAIFKLFENTEAIDLLTVSNQLRKDGRLDKVGGEYYLIQLTQKVSSSAHIEFHARIILQKYIQRSLIKISNEIIEDSYDESTDVFDLLDSAESKLYEVTQGNIKRSTETAHSLVIQAKNRIQEISNKDGLSGVPSGFDKLDKLTSGWQPSDLVIIAARPGMGKTALTLSMARNIAVGNNIPVAFFSLEMSAVQLITRLISSETGLSSEKLRTGNLETHEWEQLNVKVKDLEKAPLFIDDTPSLSIFDLRAKARRLSSQYGIKLIVVDYLQLMTAGSSVKGGNREQEISTISRNLKALAKELNIPVIALSQLSRAVETRGGSKRPLLSDLRESGAIEQDADIVSFIYRPEYYKIDEWDDEERSPTAGQGEFIVAKHRNGGLENIRLKFVGHLGKFDNLDDFDSPFEFHSKMNEAANDDTFRGAPLPNPSANEAFGSSMNDFHDDDDNDVPF, from the coding sequence ATGGAAAAAATCACTGCCCCCCAAAGCATAAAATATGGAACAGGTAATATAATTAACCTGGAAAAAGGAAAAATACCCCCACAAGCTGTTGATTTAGAGGAGGTTGTGCTCGGGGCTATGATGATAGACAAAAAGGGAGTAGATGAGATCATCGATATTTTACATGCCGATGTATTCTACAAGATTGCCCATCAATTCATTTTTGACGCCATTTTCAAACTATTTGAAAATACCGAAGCTATTGATTTATTAACCGTTTCCAATCAATTAAGAAAAGATGGCCGTCTTGATAAAGTTGGGGGAGAATATTACCTCATACAACTCACCCAAAAGGTGTCCTCATCTGCCCATATCGAGTTTCATGCACGTATCATCCTGCAAAAATATATTCAGCGTAGCCTCATAAAGATTTCAAACGAGATCATAGAAGATTCTTACGATGAAAGTACAGATGTTTTTGATCTTCTGGATTCGGCAGAATCCAAACTCTACGAGGTTACCCAGGGAAATATAAAACGTTCTACAGAGACTGCGCATAGTTTGGTGATCCAGGCTAAGAACAGGATACAGGAGATCTCGAATAAAGACGGATTAAGCGGTGTGCCTTCGGGATTTGATAAACTTGATAAATTAACCTCGGGATGGCAGCCCAGTGATCTAGTAATTATAGCCGCAAGGCCGGGTATGGGTAAAACCGCGCTAACTTTATCTATGGCACGTAACATTGCCGTGGGTAATAATATTCCGGTTGCCTTTTTCTCTTTGGAAATGTCCGCCGTACAGCTTATTACAAGGCTTATTTCTTCAGAGACGGGATTATCTTCAGAAAAATTAAGAACGGGTAACCTGGAGACCCATGAATGGGAACAGTTAAACGTGAAGGTGAAGGATCTTGAAAAAGCGCCGTTGTTCATTGATGATACCCCTTCATTGTCGATTTTTGACTTGCGGGCAAAAGCAAGAAGATTATCTTCTCAATATGGTATCAAATTGATTGTGGTAGATTATTTGCAGTTAATGACCGCGGGAAGCTCGGTAAAAGGAGGGAACAGGGAACAGGAGATATCTACAATTTCCCGTAACCTAAAGGCCCTTGCAAAGGAATTGAATATTCCCGTGATAGCACTTTCGCAATTATCCCGGGCGGTAGAAACCCGTGGGGGGAGTAAGCGCCCGTTGTTAAGTGATTTAAGGGAATCTGGAGCTATAGAGCAGGATGCAGATATTGTATCTTTTATTTACCGGCCGGAATATTACAAGATCGATGAATGGGATGATGAGGAAAGATCACCAACTGCAGGCCAGGGAGAATTTATTGTGGCCAAGCACAGGAATGGTGGCCTTGAAAATATTCGACTGAAATTTGTTGGACACCTTGGGAAATTTGATAACTTAGATGACTTTGATTCCCCTTTTGAGTTTCATTCCAAAATGAATGAAGCTGCCAATGACGACACTTTCCGTGGAGCACCTTTGCCTAATCCAAGTGCAAATGAGGCCTTTGGAAGTTCGATGAATGATTTTCATGATGATGACGACAACGACGTACCTTTTTAA
- the infC gene encoding translation initiation factor IF-3, which yields MKEDQHRINAKIRTDEVRLVGENVEIGVYPIKRALEIAEEQGLDLVEISPNANPPVAKVMDYKKFLYEQKKREKVLKAKATKVVVKEIRFGPQTDDHDYDFKKKNAEKFLKDGAKLKAFVFFKGRSIVFKDQGQILLLRLAQDLEEVGKVEQMPKLEGKRMTMFMSPKKTK from the coding sequence ATTAAAGAAGATCAACACCGCATTAATGCGAAAATCCGGACAGATGAAGTTCGCCTTGTAGGTGAAAATGTTGAAATTGGAGTTTATCCAATTAAAAGGGCATTGGAAATAGCTGAAGAACAAGGACTGGATTTGGTGGAAATTTCTCCAAACGCTAACCCTCCTGTAGCCAAGGTTATGGACTACAAGAAATTTCTCTACGAGCAAAAGAAGAGGGAGAAGGTTTTAAAAGCGAAAGCCACAAAAGTAGTGGTGAAGGAAATTCGTTTTGGGCCGCAAACCGATGATCATGACTACGATTTTAAAAAGAAGAATGCCGAAAAATTCCTGAAGGACGGGGCCAAATTAAAGGCCTTTGTATTCTTTAAGGGACGGTCTATTGTTTTTAAAGACCAGGGGCAAATTTTATTGCTGCGCCTTGCACAGGACCTTGAGGAAGTGGGCAAAGTAGAACAAATGCCAAAATTGGAAGGTAAACGTATGACTATGTTTATGTCTCCAAAGAAAACGAAATAA
- the rplT gene encoding 50S ribosomal protein L20 encodes MPRSVNSVAKRARRKKVLKQAKGYFGRRKNVWTVAKNAVDKAMLYAYRDRKTKKRNFRSLWIIRINAGARQFGMSYSQFMGGLKAANIDLNRKVLADLAMNHPEAFKAIVDKVK; translated from the coding sequence ATGCCAAGATCAGTAAATTCAGTTGCCAAGAGAGCCAGAAGAAAAAAGGTTCTAAAACAGGCAAAAGGTTACTTTGGAAGACGTAAAAACGTTTGGACAGTAGCTAAAAACGCAGTTGACAAAGCAATGTTGTATGCTTACAGAGACCGTAAGACCAAGAAAAGAAATTTCCGTTCACTTTGGATCATCCGTATTAATGCAGGTGCCAGACAATTCGGAATGTCTTATTCTCAATTCATGGGAGGATTAAAAGCCGCAAATATCGATTTGAACCGTAAAGTTCTTGCCGATCTTGCAATGAATCACCCAGAGGCGTTCAAAGCTATAGTTGACAAAGTAAAATAA
- the thrS gene encoding threonine--tRNA ligase, producing the protein MIKISLPDGTIKEFENGSTPMDVAFSISEGLARNVISAKFNDSTVEATTPLTTDGSLTLFTFNDPEGKKAFWHSTSHVMAQAIEQLYPGVKLTIGPAIERGFYYDIDFGDHKISENDFKKIEDKMLEIARGKHEFKMRSSSKEDALKFYSKQDNPFKVELIENLEDGTISFCDHDTFTDLCRGGHIPNTGIIKAVKLTSVAGAYWRGDEKNPQLTRVYGISFPKQKDLKEYLELLEEAKRRDHRKLGKELELFTFSQKVGQGLPLWLPKGAALRERLENFLKKAQRTAGYEMVVTPHIGQKELYVTSGHYEKYGADSFQPIKTPNEGEEFLLKPMNCPHHCEIYNSSPWSYRDLPKRFAEFGTVYRYEQSGELHGLTRVRGFTQDDAHIFCTPDQLDEEFKKVIDLTLYVFESLGFNDFTAQVSLRDPENKAKYIGSDDVWEKAESAIISAANEKGLSYVVETGEAAFYGPKLDFMVKDALGRSWQLGTIQVDYNLPERFDLTYKGSDNEMHRPVMIHRAPFGSMERFVAVLLENTGGNFPLWLMPEQAIILSLSEKYEKYSQKVLSLLENHEIRALANNRNDTIGKKIRDAEMSKVPYMLIIGEQEEKDGTVSVRKHGEGDLGTMSIEDFTQLINNEIKRTLKAFKV; encoded by the coding sequence ATGATAAAGATAAGTTTGCCAGACGGCACAATAAAGGAGTTTGAAAATGGCAGCACTCCAATGGATGTAGCTTTCAGCATTAGCGAAGGCCTTGCCAGAAATGTAATTTCAGCCAAATTCAACGATTCCACGGTTGAAGCCACCACCCCATTGACAACAGATGGCAGCCTTACTTTATTTACCTTTAATGATCCTGAAGGAAAAAAAGCATTTTGGCATTCCACCTCTCACGTTATGGCGCAGGCCATAGAACAGCTTTATCCCGGGGTAAAATTAACCATAGGTCCTGCAATTGAGCGAGGCTTTTATTATGATATAGATTTTGGAGATCATAAGATCTCTGAAAATGATTTTAAAAAGATCGAGGATAAAATGCTGGAGATTGCCCGTGGGAAGCATGAATTCAAGATGAGATCTTCAAGTAAAGAAGATGCATTAAAATTTTATTCCAAACAGGACAACCCCTTCAAGGTAGAACTTATAGAAAACCTGGAAGATGGAACTATTAGCTTTTGTGACCATGATACTTTCACAGATCTTTGCCGCGGTGGCCATATTCCCAATACCGGAATAATTAAAGCAGTAAAATTGACCAGCGTTGCCGGAGCTTACTGGAGAGGGGATGAAAAGAATCCACAACTCACAAGAGTTTATGGAATTTCTTTCCCTAAACAAAAAGACCTTAAAGAATACCTTGAGCTTTTAGAAGAAGCAAAAAGACGGGACCACCGCAAACTTGGAAAAGAACTTGAGCTTTTTACTTTTTCTCAAAAAGTTGGCCAGGGATTGCCTTTGTGGCTTCCCAAGGGCGCAGCACTGCGTGAGCGTCTTGAAAACTTTTTAAAGAAAGCACAGAGAACTGCAGGCTATGAGATGGTGGTAACACCCCATATTGGACAAAAGGAACTTTATGTTACATCTGGCCATTATGAAAAATATGGAGCAGATAGTTTTCAGCCTATTAAAACTCCCAATGAAGGAGAAGAGTTTTTATTAAAACCCATGAACTGTCCGCATCATTGCGAAATTTACAATTCCTCCCCCTGGAGCTACAGAGATCTTCCTAAACGTTTTGCTGAATTTGGAACGGTTTACAGATATGAGCAAAGCGGGGAATTACACGGGTTAACAAGAGTTCGTGGTTTCACACAGGATGATGCACATATCTTTTGTACCCCAGACCAACTTGACGAAGAATTCAAAAAAGTAATTGATCTTACTTTATATGTGTTTGAATCCTTAGGATTTAATGATTTTACAGCTCAGGTTTCCCTAAGGGATCCGGAGAACAAAGCCAAATATATAGGAAGCGATGATGTGTGGGAAAAGGCCGAAAGCGCAATAATTTCTGCCGCAAATGAAAAAGGCTTAAGTTATGTGGTTGAAACCGGTGAAGCGGCCTTTTACGGCCCAAAACTGGATTTCATGGTAAAGGATGCCCTGGGAAGAAGCTGGCAGCTGGGTACTATTCAGGTAGACTATAACCTTCCTGAAAGATTTGACCTTACTTATAAGGGAAGCGATAATGAAATGCACCGTCCCGTAATGATCCACCGGGCACCATTTGGTAGTATGGAACGTTTTGTTGCTGTGCTACTTGAGAATACCGGAGGAAACTTTCCTTTGTGGTTAATGCCTGAACAGGCTATTATTCTCTCACTCAGTGAGAAATATGAAAAATACTCACAAAAAGTTTTGAGTTTGCTGGAAAATCACGAAATTCGCGCCCTGGCTAATAACCGCAATGATACTATTGGCAAGAAGATACGGGATGCTGAAATGAGCAAGGTCCCGTATATGTTGATAATAGGAGAGCAGGAAGAGAAAGATGGTACAGTTTCTGTACGAAAGCACGGGGAAGGTGATCTTGGCACAATGTCAATAGAAGACTTTACCCAATTAATAAATAACGAGATAAAAAGAACGCTTAAAGCGTTTAAAGTTTAA
- a CDS encoding secondary thiamine-phosphate synthase enzyme YjbQ, producing the protein MKIFQKEITLAAKPRGFHLITKEVILQCPFIAEISTGMFSVFIKHTSASLSINENADPTVRGDLERHFNKMVPEGQAYYKHTSEGPDDMPAHIKAALLGNNIQIPITSGELNLGIWQGIYLCEHRDDGGERDLVVTAFGN; encoded by the coding sequence ATGAAGATCTTTCAGAAGGAAATAACACTTGCAGCGAAACCCAGAGGCTTTCATCTCATTACAAAAGAGGTCATTCTCCAATGTCCTTTTATTGCTGAAATTAGCACAGGCATGTTTTCAGTCTTTATTAAACATACCTCTGCCAGTCTAAGCATCAATGAAAATGCAGATCCTACGGTGAGAGGTGACCTGGAGAGGCATTTTAATAAAATGGTGCCGGAAGGGCAGGCATATTATAAACATACCTCTGAAGGGCCAGATGATATGCCTGCACATATTAAAGCAGCTTTACTGGGAAATAATATTCAAATTCCTATTACCTCCGGGGAATTAAACCTTGGGATATGGCAGGGCATTTACCTTTGCGAGCATAGGGATGATGGGGGAGAAAGAGATCTGGTTGTAACAGCGTTCGGGAACTAG
- a CDS encoding asparagine synthetase B produces MDAKSQSNHLKAYGITYFALEKGLNVHWLLNYQGGSFLISDNEELRRELRIRGVSFEVLSDSRTLAILEEIESPSRNMEAVILEKAPKIAVYSPKGNKPWDDAVTLALSYAEIPYETIYDEEVLNDALVLYDWLHLHHEDFTGQYGKFYRNYRTTPWYIQEKAEAEALATKLGYSKVSEQKLAVALKIRDYVTGGGFMFAMCSATDSFDIALAAEGVDIAEPMFDGDPSDPGYPSKIDFTKTFAFENFILERDPMVYEFSSIDMTEKRRHLEKEADYFTLMEFSAKWDPVPTMLNQNHTVLVKGFMGQTTAFDPSTVKSTVLVLAENKLNGEARYIHGIKGQGFFTFYGGHDPEDYQHRVGDPKTELELHPTSPGYRLILNNVLFPAAKKKKQKT; encoded by the coding sequence ATGGATGCCAAATCCCAGTCCAACCATTTAAAAGCTTACGGTATTACTTATTTCGCCCTGGAAAAGGGATTAAATGTGCATTGGCTTCTTAACTATCAGGGAGGTTCCTTTCTTATTTCAGATAATGAAGAACTACGCAGGGAATTGCGCATAAGAGGGGTTTCTTTTGAAGTTTTGAGCGATAGCCGCACCCTGGCGATTTTGGAAGAAATTGAAAGTCCCTCCAGAAATATGGAGGCAGTAATACTGGAAAAGGCACCAAAAATTGCGGTATATTCCCCCAAAGGAAATAAGCCCTGGGATGATGCTGTGACTTTAGCGCTTTCTTATGCTGAAATTCCTTACGAAACCATTTATGATGAAGAGGTTTTAAATGATGCACTGGTTTTGTATGACTGGTTGCATTTGCATCATGAGGATTTCACCGGGCAATACGGAAAATTCTACCGCAATTACAGGACAACTCCATGGTATATTCAGGAAAAAGCTGAAGCTGAAGCACTCGCCACCAAATTGGGATATTCCAAGGTGTCTGAACAAAAACTTGCCGTAGCTTTAAAGATAAGGGATTACGTGACCGGAGGCGGCTTCATGTTTGCAATGTGCAGCGCAACAGATAGTTTTGACATTGCTCTCGCTGCTGAAGGGGTTGATATTGCAGAGCCAATGTTTGATGGCGATCCCAGCGATCCTGGATATCCATCAAAAATTGATTTTACAAAAACCTTTGCTTTTGAAAATTTTATTCTGGAACGGGATCCTATGGTCTATGAATTCTCTTCAATAGATATGACCGAAAAAAGGCGGCATCTGGAAAAAGAAGCCGATTATTTTACGCTGATGGAATTTTCAGCTAAATGGGATCCTGTACCTACTATGCTTAACCAGAATCATACTGTTCTGGTAAAAGGCTTTATGGGACAAACTACCGCTTTTGATCCTTCAACCGTAAAATCTACAGTGTTAGTGCTGGCAGAAAATAAACTTAATGGAGAAGCAAGATATATTCACGGGATCAAAGGCCAGGGATTTTTTACATTTTATGGTGGTCATGACCCTGAAGATTATCAACATAGAGTAGGGGACCCAAAAACCGAACTTGAACTGCATCCCACTTCGCCGGGTTACAGACTTATACTGAATAATGTATTGTTTCCGGCTGCTAAAAAGAAGAAGCAGAAAACTTAA